One genomic segment of Hydrocarboniclastica marina includes these proteins:
- the bioF gene encoding 8-amino-7-oxononanoate synthase — protein MRDWAGRLEQRREQGLYRKRQVLGSPQGPRVRLDGQSCLNFCSNDYLGLVNHPQVVEAMAEACRTMGVGAGASHLVCGHHQAHHALEHALAEFTGREAALVFSSGYAANLGVLAALATRGDLVFQDRLNHASLLDGVLLSRATLKRFPHADHQALKAMLKDSESAVSSSSQRFVVTDGVFSMDGDLAPLDELGAVAKEHDALLIVDDAHGYGVLGSGGRGSVSHYGLSEEDVPLVVGTLGKALGTAGAFIAGPRLLIDYLVQFARPYIYTTAMPPAIAAATLVSLRLAEDEVWRRDHLQALIVRFRKETAALGYRLMASSTPIQPLLIGDAREASRLSQALLGRGIAVSAIRPPTVPEGSARLRVTLTSAHSHADLDQLLDALAAEQSSIGCSQTGATA, from the coding sequence ATGCGTGATTGGGCTGGCAGGCTTGAGCAGCGCCGCGAGCAGGGCCTCTACCGTAAAAGGCAGGTTCTGGGTTCTCCGCAAGGGCCAAGGGTCCGGCTTGACGGTCAGTCCTGCCTGAATTTTTGTAGTAATGACTACCTGGGGCTCGTGAATCATCCCCAGGTCGTCGAGGCCATGGCTGAGGCCTGCCGGACCATGGGGGTAGGGGCGGGTGCGTCACATCTGGTCTGCGGTCACCATCAGGCTCACCACGCACTCGAGCATGCACTTGCTGAGTTCACAGGCCGTGAGGCCGCACTCGTCTTCTCCAGTGGCTATGCCGCCAACCTTGGTGTATTGGCGGCTCTGGCGACCCGGGGTGACCTGGTGTTCCAGGATCGGCTGAACCACGCATCGCTACTGGATGGCGTCCTGTTAAGCCGGGCGACACTCAAGCGCTTCCCTCACGCGGACCATCAGGCGTTAAAAGCGATGCTGAAAGACAGCGAAAGCGCCGTCTCGTCCAGCAGTCAGCGGTTTGTCGTGACTGATGGGGTATTCAGTATGGATGGCGACCTGGCGCCGCTGGATGAACTTGGCGCGGTAGCCAAGGAACACGATGCATTATTGATTGTGGACGATGCCCATGGTTATGGGGTGCTGGGGTCCGGGGGGCGAGGCAGCGTCAGCCATTACGGGCTGAGTGAAGAGGACGTGCCCCTGGTGGTCGGCACCCTGGGCAAGGCCTTGGGTACGGCGGGTGCTTTCATTGCCGGTCCCCGCCTGCTAATTGATTACCTTGTGCAGTTTGCTCGGCCCTATATCTATACCACTGCCATGCCGCCAGCAATTGCAGCAGCCACCCTGGTCAGCTTGCGCCTGGCAGAAGATGAGGTCTGGCGCCGTGACCACCTGCAAGCGCTAATCGTGCGTTTCCGTAAGGAGACCGCTGCCCTTGGCTACCGGCTTATGGCCTCTTCGACGCCAATACAACCGCTACTAATCGGCGATGCCCGCGAAGCGAGCCGCCTGAGTCAGGCGCTGCTGGGCCGAGGCATCGCGGTTAGCGCAATAAGGCCGCCAACCGTTCCCGAAGGCTCCGCCCGGCTGCGCGTCACTCTCACC